The sequence CGCTCGATGGGGCACCGCCCGACCGACCTCGGCTACCGCCCGCGTCGGCGGACCGCGGCGTCCGGCCGCGCCGCGGGCATGGAGACGCCCGCGCGCGAGACCGCCGCGTGAGGCGCGCGCGCCTTACCATCGGGCTCGCCGCGCGGAAAATTCCACGGGGGCCGGGCCGTTCCGTATCGCGATCCTTCGCCGAGGAGGCCGCCCCGTGCTCGATCCCTTCGCGCTGATCGCCCGGCTGGAGCCGCTGTTCTGGATCGCGTTCGTCCTGGCGGTGAGCGGCGGGCTGGCGTTGCCGCTCGGTACGGGTTTCGGCGAGCGGGTGTTCTGGCTCGGCGGCGATCTCCTCGCGCTCGGCATCGTGGCCCTGTCGCCGATGCTCTACGCCACACTGATCTGGCGCAACCTGCACCTGTTTTCCTGGCCGCTTCTCGCAATGCTCTCGGCGCTCTGGTCGCTGACGCCGGGGCTGAGCGCGTATCACGGCGCCCAGCTGCTCATGACGATGCTGGTCGGGCTCGTGCTGCGCCGGCGCTTCGGCCTCATCGGCCTCGCCAAGCTCGTCTTCGTCGCGCTCGCGGTGGCGATGGCGCTCTCGTTCCTGAGCGTCGCCGCCGGCCTCCCGGGTACGCGCAACTACGCCGGCGAGTGGAAGGGCGTGTTCAGCCACAAGAACACGCTCGGCTCCGCCATGGTCGTCCTGGCCTATACCGCGGGCGCCCTCTCGTGGGCCGGCTGGCGGCCTTGGATCAGCGGCGGCGTCGCCGTGCTCGCGGTCGTCGCGCTGGCGGCGAGCGGATCGGGCGCGGCGACCGTCGCCTTCGTGGCCGTGCTCGCGGTCGCGCCGCTCCTCGTCGGCATCCGCCTGGGCGCGCACCCGACCCTGCTCGTGGCCACCTGCGGCCTGAGCCTCGCCGCGCTCGCCGGGATCGCCTTCGTGGTCGCCGGCACGGATCCCTACACCGTCGCGCTCGACGCGCTCGGCAAGGACCGCACGCTGACGGGCCGCACGCTGCTGTGGCAGTTCGGGCTCGCGTCCTTCGCCGAGAACCCGATCCTGGGGATCGGCTACAAGGCGTACTGGGACTCCCCGGCGACCACAAGCGCCTACCTGATCTACTGGTTCGGCCAGGCGATCTGGACCTTCCACAACAACGCGATCGAGGTCGCGGTGGCGTTCGGCAGCGTCGGGCTCGCGCTGTTCGCGATCGGGCTCGCGGTCTCGGCCGTGATCGCCGTCGCGCGCTTCCTGACGAGCCGCCGCGCCGAGGATGCATGGGCGCTCATGGCGATGACGCACATACTCGTCGTCGCGCTCGCGGAGACCCCGCTGTTCTACAACCACAGCCTCTATCAAATGCTCTTCGTCGCCCTCGGAGCCCACCTCGCCGGGAGCCGCGTGGCCGCGCCGTCGGCCGGTCGCGTGTCGTCGCGGCCCGCGCGCGGCCTCGCACCGTAGCGCGCCGGGCGCCGCACCTCACCGAGCGCCCGTCGCCTCCGACGCCGCGTAGCTGGCGCTGCCCCCGGGCGCGGCGTTCGACGACGGCGCCACCTCTTCGCCGCCGCCGATGTCGGGCATGGGCACGATG comes from Salinarimonas sp. and encodes:
- a CDS encoding O-antigen ligase family protein; this translates as MLDPFALIARLEPLFWIAFVLAVSGGLALPLGTGFGERVFWLGGDLLALGIVALSPMLYATLIWRNLHLFSWPLLAMLSALWSLTPGLSAYHGAQLLMTMLVGLVLRRRFGLIGLAKLVFVALAVAMALSFLSVAAGLPGTRNYAGEWKGVFSHKNTLGSAMVVLAYTAGALSWAGWRPWISGGVAVLAVVALAASGSGAATVAFVAVLAVAPLLVGIRLGAHPTLLVATCGLSLAALAGIAFVVAGTDPYTVALDALGKDRTLTGRTLLWQFGLASFAENPILGIGYKAYWDSPATTSAYLIYWFGQAIWTFHNNAIEVAVAFGSVGLALFAIGLAVSAVIAVARFLTSRRAEDAWALMAMTHILVVALAETPLFYNHSLYQMLFVALGAHLAGSRVAAPSAGRVSSRPARGLAP